The DNA sequence CGAAACCTCTCTTTAACATCTCTAAATTTGTTTAGACAAGGTAAAAAAAAGAGCTAAAACATGATTTTACATCGATTCcttgttataaaaaaaaccgGGTACTGAATTGGCAAAGGCTGGTTCCCATTTATTTACTTAGGAACTTACTCGGTCTCGATTTGTACTAGCCGGAAACCAATCGGGTAAGGAAAGTTCGGTTTCCGGGTAAAATAAACCGGCCCGGTTTCTCTTTTCAGTTTAATTTATAGGTCCTCTCTATCAGTGTAAATAAATGAAGTGGTGTTCAAGTTGAACCCAAAAACGGTTGGTTAGTTGGTACTTCGGGGGGGTGATTCATGTGGGAGTTGCTAATGGTGTGTGAATCCCCAATTGAAGATGAAAGTGCTTTTTATCAAGAAATGCGAGTAACTTTGGCAGCATTCTCATTTGTTGACATTAAATTCATGCCGTTTGCTTGTCGTCAGCCCTCCGCCGTTTGCTGGTCTCCAATCCTCAGTTGCCATTCGTCGATCTTCGATCCTCGGCTACCGTTGTCCCGCCCCTGGCTACCCTTCACGGCCCGCAGGTTGCCGTCTGCCTGTCGCCGACGTCCATTTGCCGATCTTCAATCCTCGATTGTCATTCATCGTTTGCCGTTTGCCGGTCACCGATCTTTAGTCCCCGGCCGCCATTCGTTAATTGCCATCTGACGTCTTCGGTTCCCAGCGGTCGTTTGGCATTGCCGGTCTCCGGTCCTTGATCGTTGTTCGCCATTTGCCATCTACCAGTCTCTAGTCCCCGCGGGTCGTTCGCTTGTCGTCGGCCGTCCGTTGGTCATCGGTCTCCGGTTCCCTATTGCCATTTACGGGTTGCCGTCCATTAGTCTCGGGTCCCCCTCGACCGTTCGCTCGTTGTTGGTCGCCGGTCTCCGGTCCTTGGCCGCCGTTCGCCGTTCATTAGTCTATGGTCCCCGGCTGTAGTTCGCCGGTCATCGGTTGCCATTCACTAGTTGTCGGCCTCCGGTCCCCGGCTACCGTCGGTTGATCGGCcaaccgtagaaattttatgttgctatcaaatgaatttctattttggaaatggaaattttgtgtcgttatcaaacacgtgtCTCTCGCTCGAAACTCGTTCGGGGAATAGAAATAAAGATATTTCTAGCCGGAAATATGGCTCGAAAAGAGAGTGATTTTCATTAGCGCCCCAAGTAACGAGTCCCAATAAGCAACTTACACAGAACGTCTTTTATTTGTCTAACAGAGCAGATAATGTCCGAGTAATTATGCAAGCATTTTAATATGTCAATACTTTCGAATAAAATTTGCTTATTTCCGCTAGAATCTCCTGTTTTGTATCCGGCAACATAAAATCAAAGAActgaatttaaacaaaaaaaaaaaaaaaactgaaatcaGCTGTACCGTTATTCTCGTGCAAGCCCCTCCTTGATCCAATGATTAACAATTAAGATTAAGCGGCGTCCTTGCCACGCCGTTATCCTCAGTGTCCACACAAATTCGTCTCCTTTGTCAAAACGCTAAACACTTTCTTTTCCCCTTACGTTCTTCCAAAAATAGTGACAACCGTATGACACAATAATTGGCGTGGACGAACCGGATGAACGTCCATGTCATTGTTTCCAAGGCAGGCATGATCATGAATCCTCCTCCATAAACTGTTTTGAGCAAACAAGCCAACGCTGAACGAAAGGAAGGAGGGAGAGGAGCCCTAGATTTCCTCTGAAAGATTGAACTTGAACTTCTTTTTGGAGGGAGGTGGTGGCTGAACAAGGGGACGAAATGTGCCGAGCTGTGCCCAAGTTCATCCCTGTCCTTTTCCAATATTTAAGGCCGCTTCTGTTCTCTTCTTATGTTGGGTCAattccctctcttcttctttttttcttgcttatGGTTTGCTTGGCCATGGCCACTACCTTGCGATTGCATTGGGGGTCCCCTGTTCGTCCATACGTCCGATGAGCAAGATGTTCCTTGGATTTCTCAGCTTGAGCTTGACCTAGTTACATCGAGCCATAAGTCTCATTCaacacttatttttttattttattttatttttaaagcagaaaagtttataaatgaagGGGGGGGGAATCATGTtatggagaaaaaataaaatgaagaaaaaaaaaggaaaaaaggaaagatgtgTGATGCATTGCAAGCATGGTAACATTTGAACTACACTACCGGGCAGTCAATGCTTGGTGCTTTGCTCTTTCCTCACAAAAGCTTGAGAAAAGCTCAACATCAACTTTGATGTACTTTTGGCACTCAGTTTCTCGAGAGATTTTTGTACTCCTGTGCTATACTATGATATCCAACTCGAGGCCATCGACCGGCGAATAATACGTTATTTAGGGAGGGTATTGAATATTGATAATGAAGTGGGTTCTTTTGTGGTCTCTCGAGGAATCAATTCCTTGTCATGCCACACTCGTACTcggatttatttttttcgtaattCCTATGTAAAATGCCGTATTTGTGAATGCTTGCGAATTTCGAAATTTAGATTTATTTGTGTGACGCGACGCTATGCAAAGAAATTGGGATGAAAATTGAGTGCCCCGAATAGAATAAGTGCATCCTCCATCCATTGCCTAGTGCGTCTCTGATGCAATTTGCCTGCCCCAGAAAGGAAATCATAGCTTTGGTCTTGGCCACTAATCCTGTGATCCCTATCCAGTTAAGCAcagtggaaaaagaagaaaaaacaggagaattttcttttgggtccACACGAAAGGGGccaaaatcaaaaagagagagaaaagaaaaagaaaaaaaggaaaaataaaggggTAGCTGAAAGTAGACCGAAACAATTCAATAGCGCAGGGGCATGATCTATATCCCTGTTTCCACGCGGGCATAGCATTTCATGATTCTCTCTCATAATTCAAGAGAGAATGGTGTCAGCTTTTGCCTTTGAAAGCTTCTCTCTTTTTGAACaacacagtagagagagagagagactgtctgtttctctctctctctgtcaacTGTGTTAGCTGATAGTGGGTTGTGGGAATCAATAAAGCAAAACCCCTCAAGAACTTACAGCACGAAAGTGAAACAGGGTATGCTCACATTTCCATTTGCATTAAAGAAATGGCAAAGATCCAAACAAAGATACTCAAGCAAAGCAGAGCCTAAGGCCGTGGAAAGTGCTGTGGGTGACCAAATCCATCATCTAATCTCGAGCCCCTCGAGATTCTCACATTCTTTTTCTTGAGTAAACAAACCAAAAGCATTTTGCTGTTCtcctgccctttttttttcgtctTCTAGTGTTTCGTGCTTTTTCTCAAATGGCCAACCACAAGGAATGTTGTTGGTATCCCATGAGCTATACAGCCCACAAGCAAAGTGTTATTCTTTTGTCCAAAGCATGCGTGAACAAGTAACCAACAGTTTAGCAAATACTTAGCCTGATTCTCGCAGCTTGTGTTTGTCCTCTGTCAGAACCACCGAGCAAAAGATCAAACGGGAAAAAGTTGTTTATAGCTGTAAAGAATGCAGCAAAATTAGAAGAAGACAACCACTAGGCTTCCTGCGCAGGGGCAATTATATGACCCCGATACAGAAGTTTACCGTACTGAGGTTTTTGGCACCACCATTTGTAAACTTCTATGGTCTTAATATTCAGTGCTTGCTTCCTTGGTACATCCTGTACTGACCtccttcttatctttttttttttaaataaaagaatTTAGTACTTAGAAAGAATATTTTGTTAAAGAGAAGAACTTAGTTGGAAATGCATAGTTGTTGAAAAAAAGCAAAGGGAATTTCCCATTCTCTCCTCTGTAAAGTCTCACCTTGATTTGGTAAGTCTGTGTTCACTTTAAGAGCATGGGGTGATTTGAATATTCTTTCCTTGATGACCTCCCCCATCCCAGTTTCTCAGGGCATGCTTCTTCTCTTTTATATGATTCAAGGGAAgcaggcctctctctctctctctctaccccccTTGGGTCTGACACCCGAACAGTGAAATACCTTAAGTTTCTATTCTTACTAGAAACTCACTCCGCAACCAAGAGTCGTTATTTGCAGAGAGATTTTATCTTTCTATCTGCACCATCACTTGCTTCAAGCAGATTTGGACTAATCTAGCCTTAGCCCATCTGGGTTTTTTGTGCTTCTGATGAATCTCAATACAATGAGACTGAAGAGAGGTGAAGAAGCTGCTCTGTGTTTAGTGGTCTTCTTGTGGATTTGGAATTCCGCGAATGGATTGCTCTCTCCCAAAGGTGTGAACTTTGAAGGTAAGATGGGCGCTTCTTTAAACTCACACTTGGTTTTTGTCCGTAATTAGAACGAAGATTTCTTCTGgggctttctttcttctttcgtttttgGTTTTGGCTTGACGTGGGAATGATTTCAGTGCAAGCTCTGATGCACATAAAGGACTGTCTACATGATCCTCACAATGTGCTTGAGAATTGGGACAAGGATGCTGTTGATCCATGTAGCTGGACTATGGTCACATGTTCACCTGAAAGTTTAGTTATTGGACTGTAAGTACCAAGTCCCCTTCTTCCCCTTCTGTTTGTGGGAATTTGTGTCTGTAGGAGATTGCTTAATAgtttttttaacacaaaaaatcaaatgaaaaagcTGTGGTGGTTGTTATAAACCTCAGAAAAATGAAGGGTGATGGCAAAAATAGTACGAGGTGAATTGAAAGTTCAGATGGTTTATGTTGTCATGTATTGCAGGGGAACTCCTAGCCAGAGCTTGTCTGGTACTCTGTCTCCAAGCATAGGCAACTTGACAAACCTTCAGATCGTGTGAGTATTTTAGAGTCCATTTCGATCAGAGCTCCTTTTAAAGATGTTAAGCAACGACTGCCGTTAATGTTTTTATTCACGCATGCAGGCTCTTACAGAACAACAACATAACAGGGCCGCTTCCTCCGGAGCTCGGGAGGCTTTCGAAGCTTCACACTCTCGATCTTTCCAATAACTTCTTCACCGGAGAAATCCCCGCATCACTGGGTCATCTGAAAAGTCTTCAGTACATGTAGGCCTTTCTTATACAGTATTATGTAAAGAAACAAAGCCCGTGTGGCACTTATACCAGAACCGTGTTTCTTGGCATTTATATGCATCTACTTATAGCTTGGTTGGTGTGAAATGATTGCAGGAGGCTTAACAACAATAGTCTCTCTGGGGCATTCCCGAGCTCTTTGGCCAACATGACTCAGCTTGCATTCCTGTGAGTGTTCTAATTCTGTGACTCTAAGCGCATATGTTGAATAGGAAGTGCTTCTGGAGAGCATAACTTTCTCATGCCATCGTTCTTGGTCATTCCTACAGTGATTTGTCTTACAATAATTTGAGTGGCCCTGTCCCAAGAATTCTGGCCAAAACATTCAAgtaatgctctctctctctctctctctctcgtgtgtgtgtgtaaagATTATACCAGTTACCATTTAATTTTGTTATTTGTGGAGCAGCATTGTCGGGAACCCTCAGATATGCACAACTGGTACCGAGCCGGACTGCTATGGAACACAACTAATGCCTATGTCCATGAGCTTAAATACTTCTCAAAGTAAGCCTGAACTTTGCGGCATGCTATTTTCTCTTTGGCTGTTAAAGTTCCATATCTTGACTTTGTGTTAAATAGGAATCTCTTTTTCAAGGTCTCGGTGCTTTCTTCCTAACCTGTCTTTGAACCTTTAATGCAGCGGTACCCTCCAGCAGACGTGAAAATCACAAAGTAGCCCTTGCCTTGGCGTCAAGCATTGGTTGTGTCTGTCTCATCATTCTGGCCTTCGGCATACTTCTTTGGTTAAGACAAAGGCACAACCAACCCACATTCTTCGATGTCAAGGGTTcgtaaaaaattacaaatcctAAAATCAATCTTTGTGTGGTATGATATATGTCTGGATGCCTGAATTTAACTAGGCACTTGAGCTTATGGTATCTTCCTTTCGGAAATTCAGATGGGCATCATGAGGAAACTTCGCTAGGGAACTTGAGGAGGTTCCACTTTAGGGAACTTCAGATTGCCACAAATAATTTCAGCAGCAAGAACATTCTCGGCAAGGGTGGCTTTGGACATGTCTACAAGGGTGTTCTTCAAGATGGCACGCTCATCGCTGTCAAGAGGCTTAAAGACGCGAACGCTGTTGGGGGTGAGATCCAATTCCAGACAGAAATCGAAATGATCAGTCTAGCGGTGCATCGCAACCTCCTCAGGTTGTATGGGTTTTGCATCACGCCTGCGGAAAAGCTCCTTATCTACCCATTCATGTCCAACGGTAGTGTTGCTTCTCGTCTCAAAGGTAAAGCCTGACTCTTTTCTAAATGAGAAACTGAGTTGAAAAGCTAAAGATGTAGACAGTTTTGATGCCGCATTAGCTTTCAAAGGTATAAGAAAGACCTGCATTGTGCTTCTCAGGGAAGCCGGTCTTGGATTGGGGCACAAGGAAGAGAATCGCCTTAGGAGCTGCACGGGGATTACTGTACCTCCACGAGCAATGTGATCCAAAGATAATCCATAGAGATGTTAAGGCGGCAAATATATTGCTCGATGACTACTGCGAGGCTGTGGTTGGAGATTTTGGGCTGGCAAAGCTTTTGGATCACCAGGACTCGCATGTGACCACGGCTGTGAGAGGCACCGTGGGTCATATAGCCCCCGAGTATCTCTCCACGGGGCAATCCTCTGAGAAGACGGACGTGTTCGGATTTGGGATTCTTCTCCTCGAGTTGATCACTGGACAGAGAGCACTAGAGTTTGGCAAGGCTGCTAATCAGAAAGGAGCGATGCTCGATTGGGTAAGTGAAACTTCATTACAAAGAGTGTATTAGCTGATATAAATCCTAATGTTCTCATATTATTGATGACCTACGGTTAACCTCGCTTGGCTTACATTGAGCGATCACTTCAGGTGAagaaaattcatcaagagaaGAAACTGGAAATGCTCGTTGACAAGGACCTCCGAAGCAACTACGATCGGATTGAGCTCGAGGAAATAGTACAAGTTGCACTCCTATGCACCCAGTACCTTCCCGCTCACAGGCCAAAGATGTCGGAAGTGGTCCGAATGCTCGAAGGTGACGGCCTCGCCGAGAGATGGGAAGCCTCTCAGAGAGTTGAAGCGAACAAAGGCAAGCCCCATGAGTTCTCATCATCAGACAGATACTCCGATCTCACCGACGATTCTTCCTTGCTGGTCCAGGCGATGGAGCTCTCGGGCCCTAGGTGACTGTGGTTCTTTTTTCGTCGAAGAATTGATGAAATCTATAGTTTTGGAAAGGGGGGAGGTTGAAACAGCTTATAGCTATTGCATATAGAGAGAAAATGGATTCATGTTAAAACGGGGTAAACATTGTAAGGGATTACACGAGAGATCTGAGAGCTATCTGGAATGTGTGAGCACTAGATGAGCATATGTACTTGTATTATAGTCGATGGAATATAGGTTGGCTCCGAACGGCTTCAGTGTTTGTTTGCAACTGTACAGATTTTGGTCTTTGAAATGGACACTCTTTTCTTGAACTGAAGTTCTAGTACTCGAATTTTGACTGCAGTTTGTTGAATGGGATGCGTCATCACATGTCTAACTTACATAATCTACTCACGTGCAAGCCGGATTACGAGTGGCATGTGAAAATTGACCAAATACTTGACCAAATACGCGAAAAGGTGTAAGCCGGATTATGAGCGACATGTGGAAATTGACCAAATACTTGATCAAATATGCGAAAAGGAATAATATTGGCTATGATACCATGTtaaaaagtccaacccaaaagcttaaggcgataggtggagggagaccacatgaatataaaaagcgTACGGGACCCATTTACTACCGATGTGAGACACCAACAATAACTTCAACAATAACTAAATAAGTGGTAGTTCCCAAGTGCCACAAAAATGACTCTTGGAGGGCATCTAGGAATAATACATAGATTTTGTAATTAGTCAATATTGGTAAGCATAAGAGAGGAAGGTCTCGAGTTATCGCTAATAAGATATTTGCATTGAAATAATAATGTCTCGAACTCTGTGGACGCTCGTGTTGGATTTCGgatattttagacatgtctctAATCTCACATCATCTAAATATGATTGTTGTACTGGTATAAGTATCGCGCAACCACAAAGCTATGCAGCACATTTCGGGCACATGCTCTGTTCCTTCATATGTGAGCTCAACTCGATCTTTGATCCTAAATCTCCTTAGTTTATTTCTATCGGCACCGGCCAGTCAAAGTTGGCGGGAGGTATTGAATTGGCGCAAGTGTAAATTATTTACGACAAAAGTGATAACAAAAagatatttaggactgaattgatacaattacaataagttcaagacttttttcgaaattttcccaATGAAGGTACAATGATTTTTCCACCATCTCCAGATTTTTGCAAGTTCCCTTCATAGCAAGTCAATTCGCGATATAGTCGATCTCATCATTCAAAGATCTCAGAATGACATACTGAAACATTAATCTCGCCTCTACCTCGATCAGGGGTAAATGCGAAGTGACTAGCCTTACCAGAGAGGTGCACCAGTTCTTTCTGAAGGAGGAAAACGCGCTTGCCTTGCTCATGGCTACTACCAAGAACAGTTCTAGAGATCACATCGCTGCTCGAACGCTCCAGGTGAGGCCACACATCCACTTTGCCCATGGAATTATTTTCATGAGACGTGGCTTTTCAAACTCTTGGAtcctttgaaaatatttcttgagCATGTCCGATTCCATGACGCTCAACACAGGCCCTGGCCCATCCATGTGAAGAAAAATCTTCCCTGCAAACAATTTGTTTCTGGTTCGGTGGTGTCAAAACAACGATCTGCGATAAAAGATCGAGCCGGGGACGGAGGAAATTGCTCGGGCGGCGAAGGGTCGAGGGGGTCACTGGGCTTGGGGTGATTTCGTGGCTGTGATGACAGAGGAGGTGTGGGCCGACAAAACTTGAATGTAGAGAGAAACCGTGACGTCCTGGATTTTTGACCACCGCAAGATATCTGAATTCAACAAAGGGTTTGATATTGAATATCAGTTCATCGCAAAATATTGGATTTTAAGGAATTAAGTGACGATATTTGGATATTTCTCAAGGCGACGTTCGAAATAGTTTAGGTTTCGATTGTTTAGTCGTTGCGCTTTAGAATTGGAATTCTAGCGCTCGAGCCTCG is a window from the Rhodamnia argentea isolate NSW1041297 chromosome 8, ASM2092103v1, whole genome shotgun sequence genome containing:
- the LOC115755359 gene encoding protein NSP-INTERACTING KINASE 1-like isoform X1, whose protein sequence is MNLNTMRLKRGEEAALCLVVFLWIWNSANGLLSPKGVNFEVQALMHIKDCLHDPHNVLENWDKDAVDPCSWTMVTCSPESLVIGLGTPSQSLSGTLSPSIGNLTNLQIVLLQNNNITGPLPPELGRLSKLHTLDLSNNFFTGEIPASLGHLKSLQYMRLNNNSLSGAFPSSLANMTQLAFLDLSYNNLSGPVPRILAKTFNIVGNPQICTTGTEPDCYGTQLMPMSMSLNTSQTVPSSRRENHKVALALASSIGCVCLIILAFGILLWLRQRHNQPTFFDVKDGHHEETSLGNLRRFHFRELQIATNNFSSKNILGKGGFGHVYKGVLQDGTLIAVKRLKDANAVGGEIQFQTEIEMISLAVHRNLLRLYGFCITPAEKLLIYPFMSNGSVASRLKGKPVLDWGTRKRIALGAARGLLYLHEQCDPKIIHRDVKAANILLDDYCEAVVGDFGLAKLLDHQDSHVTTAVRGTVGHIAPEYLSTGQSSEKTDVFGFGILLLELITGQRALEFGKAANQKGAMLDWVKKIHQEKKLEMLVDKDLRSNYDRIELEEIVQVALLCTQYLPAHRPKMSEVVRMLEGDGLAERWEASQRVEANKGKPHEFSSSDRYSDLTDDSSLLVQAMELSGPR
- the LOC115755359 gene encoding protein NSP-INTERACTING KINASE 1-like isoform X2; the encoded protein is MNLNTMRLKRGEEAALCLVVFLWIWNSANGLLSPKGVNFEVQALMHIKDCLHDPHNVLENWDKDAVDPCSWTMVTCSPESLVIGLGTPSQSLSGTLSPSIGNLTNLQIVLLQNNNITGPLPPELGRLSKLHTLDLSNNFFTGEIPASLGHLKSLQYMRLNNNSLSGAFPSSLANMTQLAFLDLSYNNLSGPVPRILAKTFNIVGNPQICTTGTEPDCYGTQLMPMSMSLNTSQIPSSRRENHKVALALASSIGCVCLIILAFGILLWLRQRHNQPTFFDVKDGHHEETSLGNLRRFHFRELQIATNNFSSKNILGKGGFGHVYKGVLQDGTLIAVKRLKDANAVGGEIQFQTEIEMISLAVHRNLLRLYGFCITPAEKLLIYPFMSNGSVASRLKGKPVLDWGTRKRIALGAARGLLYLHEQCDPKIIHRDVKAANILLDDYCEAVVGDFGLAKLLDHQDSHVTTAVRGTVGHIAPEYLSTGQSSEKTDVFGFGILLLELITGQRALEFGKAANQKGAMLDWVKKIHQEKKLEMLVDKDLRSNYDRIELEEIVQVALLCTQYLPAHRPKMSEVVRMLEGDGLAERWEASQRVEANKGKPHEFSSSDRYSDLTDDSSLLVQAMELSGPR